From Pseudonocardia autotrophica, one genomic window encodes:
- a CDS encoding IclR family transcriptional regulator: MSTRPARSGVTARVLDVLGAFTASAPALALSDIARRSGLPLTTAHRLVGELTAGRALERGEDGRYRIGLRLWEIAHLAPASSGLRETAMPFLEDLHEVTRHNVQLAVLDQDDPAEVVYVERLSTRDAVSIVSRSGSRLPSTATAVGLALLAHATPDDVERVLARPLRRFTPYTVCEPDGVRALLARARASGFVVSDRQIEAVSLSVAAPVRGGDGPVVAALSVVVPADGTNPHTWVPAVRAAARGISRALGHPAAGSGSGTGTS; this comes from the coding sequence ATGAGCACGCGTCCCGCCAGGTCCGGGGTGACCGCCCGGGTCCTCGACGTTCTCGGGGCCTTCACCGCGTCGGCCCCGGCGCTCGCGCTGAGCGACATCGCACGCCGGTCCGGGCTGCCGCTGACCACCGCGCACCGGCTCGTCGGCGAGCTCACCGCGGGGCGTGCGCTGGAACGCGGCGAGGACGGTCGCTACCGGATCGGGCTGCGGCTCTGGGAGATCGCGCACCTCGCTCCGGCCAGCAGCGGGCTGCGGGAGACCGCGATGCCGTTCCTGGAGGACCTGCACGAGGTCACCCGGCACAACGTGCAGCTCGCGGTCCTCGACCAGGACGATCCGGCGGAGGTCGTCTACGTCGAGCGGCTGTCCACCCGGGACGCCGTCTCGATCGTCAGCAGATCGGGATCGCGGCTGCCCTCGACCGCGACCGCCGTCGGCTTGGCGCTGCTCGCGCACGCGACCCCCGACGATGTCGAGCGGGTGCTCGCCCGCCCGCTGCGCCGGTTCACCCCGTACACCGTGTGCGAGCCGGACGGGGTGCGGGCGCTGCTCGCCCGGGCGCGGGCGAGCGGGTTCGTCGTCTCCGACCGGCAGATCGAGGCGGTGTCGCTGTCGGTGGCGGCACCGGTGCGCGGCGGTGACGGCCCGGTCGTGGCGGCGCTGTCGGTGGTCGTCCCGGCGGACGGGACGAACCCGCACACCTGGGTGCCCGCGGTCCGGGCGGCGGCCCGCGGGATCAGCCGGGCGCTGGGCCATCCGGCCGCCGGGTCCGGCTCCGGGACCGGGACCAGCTAG
- a CDS encoding 4-hydroxybenzoate 3-monooxygenase, with amino-acid sequence MKSTTPAPPRRETRTQVGIIGAGPAGLVLARLLALAGIDSVVLEARDRGYIEARVRAGVLEAPSVELLREAGVAARLDREGMPHTGIALRFAEAPGEAAADHRIDFADLVGTGITVYGQQEVVKDLLADRIDEAGLPVEFEVSEVALHDLTTDAPSITYTSADGTSCVLHCDVVAGCDGFHGVSRPAVAAGGELTVAERVYPFGWLGVLARAAPTTDELVYAHHDNGFALYSMRSPEVTRLYLQVGADADPGDWSERRIWDELATRLACDGFTLNEGEFLEKPSVTPMRSMVAAPMRRGRLFLAGDSAHIVPPTGAKGMNLAIADVRVLADAIAGFYRTGSETGFDEYSATCLRRVWRAEHFSWFMTSMLHRFAPDTEAGDAFGVGLQRSQLRYAATSRAAATSLAENYVGLPHGAV; translated from the coding sequence ATGAAGAGCACGACCCCCGCCCCGCCGCGACGTGAGACCCGGACCCAGGTCGGCATCATCGGTGCCGGGCCGGCCGGACTGGTCCTGGCCAGGCTGCTGGCACTGGCCGGGATCGACTCGGTGGTCCTGGAGGCCCGCGACCGCGGCTACATCGAGGCACGGGTACGGGCCGGTGTCCTGGAGGCGCCGTCGGTCGAGCTGCTGCGGGAGGCCGGCGTCGCCGCCCGGCTGGATCGGGAAGGCATGCCGCACACCGGGATCGCACTGCGGTTCGCCGAGGCACCCGGCGAGGCGGCCGCCGACCACCGGATCGACTTCGCCGACCTGGTGGGGACCGGGATCACCGTCTACGGCCAGCAGGAGGTCGTGAAGGACCTGCTCGCCGACCGGATCGACGAGGCCGGGCTGCCCGTCGAGTTCGAGGTCTCCGAGGTGGCCCTGCACGACCTCACGACCGACGCGCCGTCGATCACCTACACCTCCGCGGACGGCACCTCGTGCGTGCTGCACTGCGACGTCGTCGCCGGTTGCGACGGGTTCCACGGGGTGTCCCGGCCCGCGGTCGCTGCGGGCGGGGAGCTCACCGTCGCCGAGCGCGTCTACCCGTTCGGCTGGCTCGGCGTGCTGGCCAGGGCGGCACCCACCACCGACGAGCTCGTCTACGCCCACCACGACAACGGGTTCGCCCTCTACTCGATGCGCAGCCCCGAGGTCACCCGGCTCTACCTGCAGGTCGGCGCCGACGCCGATCCCGGCGACTGGTCGGAGCGCCGGATCTGGGACGAGCTCGCCACCCGGCTGGCCTGCGACGGCTTCACCCTGAACGAGGGCGAGTTCCTGGAGAAGCCGTCGGTCACGCCGATGCGGAGCATGGTCGCGGCGCCGATGCGCCGGGGCAGGCTGTTCCTCGCCGGCGACTCCGCGCACATCGTCCCGCCGACCGGGGCGAAGGGGATGAACCTGGCGATCGCCGACGTCCGGGTGCTGGCCGACGCGATCGCGGGCTTCTACCGCACCGGCTCCGAGACCGGCTTCGACGAGTACTCGGCGACCTGCCTGCGCCGGGTCTGGCGGGCCGAGCACTTCTCCTGGTTCATGACCTCGATGCTGCACCGCTTCGCCCCGGACACCGAGGCGGGCGACGCGTTCGGGGTCGGCCTGCAGCGCTCCCAGCTGCGCTACGCCGCGACGTCCCGCGCCGCCGCGACCAGCCTGGCCGAGAACTACGTCGGCCTCCCGCACGGCGCGGTCTGA
- the pcaH gene encoding protocatechuate 3,4-dioxygenase subunit beta: protein MTPPLLQPPGYLPVPDGTHPPLNSPGYKSTGIRAPSQQPVVLPHRLTEVTGPLLTGPVNPGDDDLTIGEHGEAAGQRIVVFGRVLDSDGRPVPDTLVEVWQANAAGRYAHRWDNWPAPLDPNFTGGGRALTDSLGNYSFTTIKPGAYPWGNHHNAWRPAHIHFSLFGRAFTQRLVTQMYFPDDPLFAQDPIFNSVPEESRHRMVSTFDLAATRPEWALAFRFDIVLRGREQTHFEEPHA from the coding sequence ATGACGCCGCCGCTGCTCCAGCCACCCGGCTACCTGCCGGTGCCCGACGGCACCCACCCGCCGTTGAACTCGCCCGGCTACAAGAGCACCGGGATCCGCGCCCCGTCACAGCAGCCGGTGGTGCTGCCGCACCGGCTCACCGAGGTGACCGGTCCGCTGCTGACCGGCCCGGTGAACCCGGGCGACGACGACCTGACCATCGGCGAGCACGGTGAGGCGGCCGGTCAGCGGATCGTGGTGTTCGGCCGGGTGCTCGACTCCGACGGCCGTCCGGTCCCGGACACCCTGGTCGAGGTGTGGCAGGCCAACGCGGCCGGCCGGTACGCGCACCGCTGGGACAACTGGCCGGCGCCGCTGGACCCGAACTTCACCGGCGGCGGGCGGGCGCTCACCGACTCGCTGGGCAACTACTCGTTCACCACGATCAAGCCGGGCGCCTACCCGTGGGGCAACCACCACAACGCCTGGCGGCCGGCGCACATCCACTTCTCACTGTTCGGCCGGGCGTTCACCCAGCGCCTGGTCACCCAGATGTACTTCCCGGACGACCCGCTGTTCGCCCAGGACCCGATCTTCAACTCGGTACCGGAGGAGTCCCGGCACCGGATGGTGTCCACCTTCGACCTGGCCGCGACCCGGCCGGAGTGGGCACTCGCCTTCCGGTTCGACATCGTGCTGCGCGGCCGGGAGCAGACGCACTTCGAGGAGCCGCACGCATGA
- the pcaG gene encoding protocatechuate 3,4-dioxygenase subunit alpha — MSETSLGLTPSQTVGPYLSLGLPWPDGPDVVPAGTPGAITISGTVTDGTGAATADAMIETWQADPAGRFDHPDDPRGAVSPAESGHPEFRAFGRTPTDDDGNWSIRTLLPGALPGQAPHIDVSVFARGLLDRVVTRIYFPEFADANATDPLLAVVPRDRRHTLIAVPDGEGRYRFDVRLRGDDETVFLQL, encoded by the coding sequence ATGAGCGAGACGTCCCTGGGCCTGACCCCGTCGCAGACCGTCGGCCCGTACCTCTCGCTCGGGCTGCCCTGGCCGGACGGCCCGGACGTCGTCCCGGCGGGCACCCCGGGCGCGATCACGATCAGCGGGACCGTCACCGACGGCACCGGCGCCGCGACGGCCGACGCGATGATCGAGACCTGGCAGGCCGACCCGGCGGGGCGCTTCGACCACCCCGACGACCCGCGCGGCGCGGTGTCACCGGCCGAGTCCGGGCACCCGGAGTTCCGGGCCTTCGGCCGCACCCCCACCGACGACGACGGCAACTGGAGCATCCGCACGCTGCTGCCCGGTGCGCTGCCCGGCCAGGCCCCGCACATCGACGTCTCGGTCTTCGCCCGCGGGCTGCTAGACCGGGTCGTCACCCGGATCTACTTCCCCGAGTTCGCCGACGCGAACGCCACCGATCCGCTGCTGGCGGTGGTGCCCCGGGACCGCAGGCACACCCTGATCGCGGTGCCCGACGGCGAGGGCCGCTACCGCTTCGACGTCCGCCTCCGTGGCGACGACGAGACGGTCTTCCTCCAGCTCTGA
- a CDS encoding GtrA family protein encodes MGAAAAFGAGDGTLARLRAAGRAILRFTAARPLLRQLSRYAAVGGLSTGLNATLFLLFRPWLAAVPANLIALVLTTALSTELSRRFAFGGPPAFRLREWVQDVGTVAFYACYSSVVLVVLHALAAAPTPTEEATALVLASLGGGLLRFAVLRFWVFDLRQDRGDDATPPGGDPRCSAISPPST; translated from the coding sequence GTGGGCGCTGCAGCCGCGTTCGGGGCGGGGGACGGGACCCTCGCACGCCTGCGCGCGGCCGGCCGGGCGATCCTCCGGTTCACCGCGGCTCGCCCCCTGCTGCGGCAGCTGAGCCGCTACGCCGCCGTCGGCGGGTTGTCGACGGGCCTGAACGCGACGCTGTTCCTGCTGTTCCGGCCCTGGTTGGCGGCGGTCCCGGCGAACCTGATCGCGCTCGTCCTGACGACGGCGCTGAGCACCGAGCTGAGCCGCCGGTTCGCCTTCGGCGGGCCGCCCGCCTTCCGGCTCCGGGAGTGGGTGCAGGACGTCGGCACCGTCGCGTTCTACGCCTGCTACAGCTCCGTCGTACTGGTCGTCCTGCACGCACTGGCGGCCGCCCCGACGCCCACGGAGGAGGCCACCGCACTCGTGCTGGCGAGCCTCGGGGGTGGACTCCTCCGGTTCGCCGTGTTGCGATTCTGGGTGTTCGATCTCCGCCAGGATCGCGGGGACGACGCGACTCCCCCCGGAGGTGACCCGCGGTGCTCGGCGATCTCACCGCCTTCGACCTGA
- a CDS encoding alpha/beta fold hydrolase, producing MLGDLTAFDLTVGAPGEQVSVHGVRGGQGPPVLLLHGFPQTHAMWGPVAADLARDHTVIATDLRGYGASGRPEAGADHAGYSFRAMAGDQVEVMEQLGFDTFTVLGHDRGARVTHRMLLDHPGRVERAALLDILPTAYVYSHVDRALATAYYHWFFFIQPADLPERLIDGDPIGYLHRLLGGWGSGLSAHRAEALASYERAFADPAARHAMMEDYRAGASIDLEHDAADAAAGNRIAAPTLVLWGESGVVGANAESPLEVWRREAADPALITGGAVARAGHFLVDEQPSDTLAALRDFLARPDAGREG from the coding sequence GTGCTCGGCGATCTCACCGCCTTCGACCTGACCGTCGGTGCGCCGGGGGAGCAGGTCTCGGTGCACGGCGTGCGGGGCGGGCAGGGGCCGCCGGTGCTGCTGCTGCACGGCTTCCCGCAGACGCACGCGATGTGGGGGCCGGTCGCGGCCGACCTGGCCCGCGACCACACCGTGATCGCGACCGACCTGCGTGGCTACGGGGCCTCCGGGCGCCCCGAGGCGGGTGCGGACCACGCGGGCTACTCGTTCCGGGCGATGGCGGGCGACCAGGTCGAGGTGATGGAGCAGCTCGGGTTCGACACGTTCACCGTGCTCGGGCACGACCGGGGCGCCCGGGTCACGCACCGGATGCTGCTGGACCATCCCGGTCGCGTCGAGCGGGCGGCGCTGCTCGACATCCTGCCGACGGCGTATGTCTACTCGCACGTCGACCGTGCCCTGGCCACCGCCTACTACCACTGGTTCTTCTTCATCCAGCCGGCCGACCTGCCGGAACGGCTGATCGACGGTGACCCGATCGGCTACCTGCACCGGCTGCTGGGCGGCTGGGGCTCCGGGCTCTCCGCGCACCGGGCGGAGGCGCTGGCCTCCTACGAGCGCGCGTTCGCCGATCCCGCGGCACGGCACGCGATGATGGAGGACTACCGGGCCGGCGCGTCGATCGACCTGGAGCACGACGCCGCCGACGCCGCGGCCGGGAACCGGATCGCCGCGCCGACCCTGGTGCTCTGGGGCGAGTCGGGTGTGGTCGGCGCCAACGCCGAGAGCCCGCTGGAGGTCTGGCGCCGGGAGGCCGCCGATCCCGCGCTGATCACCGGAGGGGCCGTCGCGCGGGCCGGGCACTTCCTGGTGGACGAGCAGCCGTCCGACACCCTCGCCGCGCTCCGCGACTTCCTCGCCCGGCCCGATGCCGGCCGGGAGGGCTGA
- a CDS encoding methyltransferase domain-containing protein, which yields MTQAQAAENTARSYYDSEDADNFYSLVWGGEDIHVGLYETADEQIASASRRTVARMAEVAGITSGTRVLDLGSGYGGAARQLAKRFGASVHCLNLSPVENDRNIRLTKEQGLDGLVTVATGTFEDVPVEDGSVDVVWSQDAFLHSGDRDRVLDEVVRVLRPGGQAVFTDPMAVDGLDQSSIQPILDRIQLSTMATPGFYTAGLERRGASAVTFHDHAAQLPTHYRRVREELVAREAELVAAISDSYIANMKAGLQHWVDGGNAGKLTWGIVHAVKN from the coding sequence GTGACGCAGGCCCAGGCCGCCGAGAACACGGCCCGCAGCTACTACGACTCCGAGGACGCCGACAACTTCTACTCCCTGGTCTGGGGCGGCGAGGACATCCACGTCGGCCTCTACGAGACCGCGGACGAACAGATCGCCTCCGCCAGCCGCCGCACGGTGGCCCGGATGGCGGAGGTCGCCGGCATCACCTCCGGGACCCGGGTGCTCGACCTGGGCTCGGGTTACGGCGGCGCCGCCCGGCAGCTCGCGAAGCGGTTCGGGGCGAGCGTGCACTGCCTGAACCTGTCCCCGGTGGAGAACGACCGCAACATCCGGCTCACCAAGGAGCAGGGCCTCGACGGCCTGGTGACGGTGGCGACCGGCACCTTCGAGGACGTGCCGGTCGAGGACGGCTCGGTCGACGTCGTGTGGTCGCAGGACGCGTTCCTGCACTCCGGGGACCGGGACCGGGTGCTCGACGAGGTCGTCCGCGTGCTCCGCCCCGGCGGGCAGGCGGTGTTCACCGACCCGATGGCGGTCGACGGCCTGGACCAGTCGTCGATCCAGCCGATCCTGGACCGGATCCAGCTGTCGACGATGGCCACGCCGGGCTTCTACACGGCCGGGCTGGAGCGGCGCGGGGCGTCCGCGGTGACCTTCCACGACCACGCCGCGCAGCTGCCGACGCACTATCGGCGGGTCCGTGAGGAGCTGGTCGCCCGCGAGGCGGAGCTGGTCGCCGCGATCTCGGACAGCTACATCGCGAACATGAAGGCGGGCCTGCAGCACTGGGTGGACGGTGGCAACGCCGGCAAGCTCACCTGGGGCATCGTGCACGCCGTCAAGAACTGA
- a CDS encoding glycine/sarcosine N-methyltransferase — MTADHRTDSELPELGRTVQEFGDSPTEVRESTHYKHEYVQTFVDKWDELIDWRARYESEGKFFVEQLRKRGVRSVLDVATGTGFHSVRLLEEGFETVVSADGSAEMLAKAFDNGMKFGGHILRVVQADWRWLNRDVHGEYDAIICLGNSFTHLFSEKDRRKALAEFYAMLRHDGVLILDQRNYDAILDNGFSSKHQYYYCGDGVVAEPEHVDDGLARFRYQFSDGSEYHLNMFPLRKDYTRRLMHEVGFQKIETYGDFQSSYSDDEPDFFVHIAEKAYLEEALESEVENP; from the coding sequence ATGACGGCCGACCACCGTACCGACAGCGAGCTTCCCGAGCTCGGAAGGACCGTCCAGGAGTTCGGAGACTCCCCGACCGAGGTCCGGGAGTCCACCCACTACAAGCACGAGTACGTGCAGACGTTCGTCGACAAGTGGGACGAGCTGATCGACTGGCGCGCCCGCTACGAGAGCGAGGGCAAGTTCTTCGTCGAGCAACTGCGCAAGCGCGGCGTGCGCAGCGTGCTCGACGTGGCGACGGGGACCGGCTTCCACTCGGTGCGCCTGCTGGAGGAGGGCTTCGAGACCGTCGTCTCCGCCGATGGCAGCGCGGAGATGCTGGCGAAGGCGTTCGACAACGGCATGAAGTTCGGCGGGCACATCCTGCGCGTCGTGCAGGCCGACTGGCGATGGCTCAACCGCGACGTGCACGGCGAATACGACGCCATCATCTGCCTGGGCAACTCCTTCACCCACCTGTTCTCCGAGAAGGACCGCCGCAAGGCGCTCGCCGAGTTCTACGCGATGCTCCGCCACGACGGCGTGCTGATCCTGGACCAGCGCAACTACGACGCGATTCTGGACAACGGATTCTCGTCGAAACACCAGTACTACTACTGCGGTGACGGTGTCGTCGCCGAGCCGGAGCACGTCGACGACGGCCTCGCCCGGTTCCGGTACCAGTTCTCGGACGGCTCCGAGTACCACCTCAACATGTTCCCGCTGCGCAAGGACTACACCCGGCGGCTCATGCACGAGGTCGGCTTCCAGAAGATCGAGACCTACGGCGACTTCCAGTCCAGCTACTCCGACGACGAGCCGGACTTCTTCGTGCACATCGCGGAGAAGGCCTACCTGGAGGAGGCGCTGGAGTCGGAGGTGGAGAACCCGTGA
- a CDS encoding glutathione S-transferase family protein, with the protein MASDDGTGEFVRDPLGVAERITADGSSPWPVEAGRYRLVGARACPWANRVIITRRLLGLEDVISLGIAGPLHDERSWRFHLDPGDVDPVLGIEYLRAAYEKAIPGYDEGVTVPAMVEVSSGKVVTNDYAALERDLATQWRALHRDGAPDLWPDPDAIERIGEGIFHDVNNGVYKCGFASSQAAYERAYWALWARLDELSEHLATRRYLVGDTITQADIRLWVTLVRFDAAYHGHFKCNRQKLTELPVLWAYARDLFGTPGFGDTIDIDQIKQHYYGVHTSINPTGVVPLGPDTADWLVPHGREELGGRPFGDGTPPGPPPAGERVPAIG; encoded by the coding sequence ATGGCGAGCGACGACGGGACCGGCGAGTTCGTACGTGACCCCCTCGGGGTGGCCGAGCGGATCACCGCCGACGGGTCGTCGCCGTGGCCGGTCGAGGCGGGCCGCTACCGACTCGTCGGTGCCCGGGCCTGCCCGTGGGCGAACCGGGTGATCATCACCCGCCGGCTGTTGGGCCTGGAGGACGTGATCTCGCTCGGCATCGCAGGCCCGCTGCACGACGAGCGGAGCTGGCGATTCCATCTCGATCCCGGCGACGTCGATCCGGTACTCGGCATCGAGTACCTGCGCGCGGCCTACGAGAAGGCGATCCCCGGCTACGACGAGGGCGTCACCGTCCCGGCGATGGTCGAGGTGTCGTCGGGCAAGGTCGTGACGAACGACTACGCGGCGCTGGAACGCGACCTCGCCACCCAGTGGCGGGCGCTGCACCGCGACGGCGCCCCGGACCTGTGGCCGGATCCCGACGCGATCGAGCGGATCGGCGAGGGGATCTTCCACGACGTCAACAACGGCGTCTACAAGTGCGGGTTCGCCTCGTCGCAGGCCGCCTACGAGCGCGCCTACTGGGCGCTGTGGGCGCGGTTGGACGAGCTGTCCGAGCACCTCGCGACCCGCCGGTACCTGGTCGGGGACACGATCACCCAGGCCGACATCCGGCTGTGGGTGACCCTGGTCCGGTTCGACGCCGCCTACCACGGCCACTTCAAGTGCAACCGGCAGAAGCTGACCGAGCTGCCGGTGCTGTGGGCCTACGCCCGGGACCTGTTCGGCACGCCCGGCTTCGGCGACACGATCGACATCGACCAGATCAAGCAGCACTACTACGGCGTGCATACCTCGATCAACCCGACCGGCGTGGTGCCGCTCGGCCCGGACACCGCGGACTGGCTGGTCCCGCACGGCCGCGAGGAGCTCGGCGGCCGCCCGTTCGGCGACGGCACGCCGCCCGGCCCGCCGCCGGCGGGCGAGCGGGTCCCGGCGATCGGCTGA
- a CDS encoding glycoside hydrolase family 3 N-terminal domain-containing protein yields MRGRNHPVTGARRRRGAGLLTAAVAGALVAGTVTVVVGTPALTANRADDRAPAPQAAPASAEPVRQVVDTCAPAVAQLSPRDRLAQRLMVGVDASDPAGAATIVRDSKVGGVFLGGNGTALLQDGRMQALQDASPTPLAVAVDEEGGRVQRIDELDGDIPSARSMAASSTPDEVTGIARERAAQLRARGVTWNLAPTVDVSDQPRTSVIGDRAFSGDPETVTRYAQAWAQGQQAGGVFGVLKHFPGHGSSSGDSHEGSVSTPPLDQLQRSDLLPYEALVGPGKPLDGQVGVMLGHLDVPGLTTDVPTSVEPAAYRLLREQYRFDGVVMTDDLGAMKAITDRFGLAESTVLALSAGADIALFSNVTPVGPLLDAAERALADGRITPEANDAAVARVLESKGLCTRG; encoded by the coding sequence ATGCGAGGACGAAACCACCCGGTCACCGGGGCCCGCCGGCGCCGCGGCGCCGGGCTGCTGACGGCCGCCGTCGCCGGCGCGCTGGTCGCCGGGACGGTGACCGTGGTCGTGGGCACGCCGGCGCTCACCGCGAACCGGGCCGACGACCGGGCCCCGGCACCGCAGGCCGCGCCCGCGAGCGCCGAGCCGGTACGGCAGGTGGTCGACACCTGTGCCCCGGCGGTCGCGCAGCTCTCCCCGCGCGACCGGCTGGCGCAGCGGCTGATGGTCGGCGTCGACGCCTCCGACCCGGCCGGCGCCGCGACGATCGTGCGGGACTCGAAGGTCGGCGGCGTGTTCCTCGGCGGCAACGGCACCGCGCTGCTGCAGGACGGCCGGATGCAGGCGCTGCAGGACGCCTCGCCCACCCCGCTGGCGGTCGCGGTCGACGAGGAGGGCGGCCGCGTCCAGCGAATCGACGAGCTCGACGGCGACATCCCCAGCGCCCGCTCGATGGCCGCCTCCAGCACCCCCGACGAGGTCACCGGGATCGCCCGCGAGCGCGCCGCGCAACTGCGGGCCCGCGGCGTCACCTGGAACCTCGCGCCCACGGTGGACGTGTCCGACCAGCCGCGGACGTCGGTGATCGGTGACCGCGCCTTCTCCGGCGACCCGGAGACGGTGACCCGCTACGCACAGGCCTGGGCGCAGGGGCAGCAGGCCGGCGGCGTGTTCGGCGTCCTCAAGCACTTCCCCGGGCACGGCAGCAGCTCCGGCGACTCGCACGAGGGCTCGGTGAGCACCCCGCCGCTGGACCAGCTGCAGCGCAGCGACCTGCTGCCCTACGAGGCGCTGGTCGGGCCGGGCAAGCCGCTGGACGGGCAGGTCGGGGTGATGCTCGGGCACCTCGACGTCCCCGGGCTCACCACCGACGTGCCCACCAGCGTCGAGCCGGCCGCCTACCGGCTGCTGCGCGAGCAGTACCGGTTCGACGGCGTCGTGATGACCGACGACCTGGGCGCGATGAAGGCGATCACCGACCGGTTCGGGCTGGCCGAGTCGACCGTGCTGGCGCTGTCGGCCGGCGCGGACATCGCGCTGTTCTCCAACGTCACCCCGGTCGGCCCGCTGCTCGACGCCGCCGAGCGGGCACTCGCCGACGGCCGGATCACCCCCGAGGCGAACGACGCCGCCGTCGCCAGGGTGCTGGAGTCCAAGGGGCTCTGCACCCGGGGCTGA
- a CDS encoding epoxide hydrolase family protein: MTPFTVQIPQSDLDDLADRLARTQLPRPAPGDDWTYGTPNAWLAGTVEYWRESFDWRAQEERMNAFPQYLTEIDGQPIHHLHVPSAVEGATPVLLLHSWPGSFTEFLDLIGPLTDPVAHGGNAADACSVVVPSLPGFGFSAPLVGGGWTTARIAQTLDHLMRELGYTSYGVHGSDAGALIARELGLLDPPGFRGLHVLQLFSFPSGDPAEFERLGPDDHAALEFMGWFSSVGGYNGMNASRPQTIGAALADSPVGQLAYSELFTSFGNGTALVTRDQLLTQVSLYWLTNTAASAARIYFEDARAGAAAQVNHARTGVAVFASDFRTIRTFAERDNSRIEHWSTFGEGGHYAALERPAELAADIRAFFAG; this comes from the coding sequence ATGACGCCCTTCACCGTGCAGATCCCGCAGTCCGACCTCGACGACCTGGCCGACCGCCTGGCCCGGACCCAGCTCCCCCGGCCCGCGCCCGGCGACGACTGGACCTACGGCACCCCGAACGCATGGCTGGCCGGGACCGTCGAGTACTGGCGGGAGAGCTTCGACTGGCGCGCCCAGGAGGAGCGGATGAACGCCTTCCCGCAGTACCTCACCGAGATCGACGGGCAGCCGATCCACCACCTGCACGTCCCCTCCGCCGTCGAGGGCGCCACCCCGGTGCTGCTGCTGCACAGCTGGCCCGGCTCGTTCACCGAGTTCCTGGACCTGATCGGGCCGCTCACCGATCCGGTCGCGCACGGCGGGAACGCCGCCGACGCCTGCTCGGTGGTGGTGCCGTCGCTGCCCGGGTTCGGCTTCAGCGCACCGCTCGTCGGTGGCGGCTGGACGACCGCCCGGATCGCGCAGACCCTCGACCACCTGATGCGTGAGCTCGGCTACACGTCCTACGGGGTGCACGGCAGCGATGCCGGGGCGCTGATCGCCCGCGAGCTCGGCCTGCTCGACCCGCCCGGGTTCCGCGGGCTGCACGTGCTGCAGCTGTTCTCGTTCCCCTCCGGCGACCCGGCCGAGTTCGAGCGGCTCGGCCCGGACGACCACGCCGCGCTGGAGTTCATGGGCTGGTTCTCCTCGGTCGGCGGCTACAACGGGATGAACGCCTCCCGCCCGCAGACCATCGGCGCCGCGCTGGCCGACTCGCCGGTCGGGCAGCTGGCCTACTCGGAGCTGTTCACCTCGTTCGGCAACGGCACCGCACTGGTGACCCGCGACCAGCTGCTCACCCAGGTGTCGCTGTACTGGCTGACCAACACCGCGGCGTCCGCGGCCCGGATCTACTTCGAGGACGCCCGGGCGGGGGCCGCCGCGCAGGTCAACCACGCACGGACCGGGGTCGCCGTGTTCGCGTCGGACTTCAGGACGATCCGGACGTTCGCCGAGCGGGACAACTCCCGGATCGAGCACTGGTCCACGTTCGGCGAGGGCGGGCACTACGCCGCCCTGGAGCGGCCGGCCGAACTGGCCGCCGACATCCGGGCGTTCTTCGCCGGCTGA